A stretch of the Pseudomonas sp. ACM7 genome encodes the following:
- a CDS encoding GlxA family transcriptional regulator produces the protein MDAERPIAELGVLIYPGAQMAAVHGLTDLFGVANRIAAEHQAAQLPLLRVSHWQVDGDQAPERVYDSHPAPGGTLVAVLIPPSIAGFSEGQAPQGLTRWLRQQHANGATLGGVCVGSILLAESGLLDGRSATTHWTSAKTFAERYPAIKLKAETPIVDDGDLITTAGLMAWSELGLRLVNRLLGPSIATSTARFLVVEHSDSASECGSNFSPILSHGDASILKVQHWLQSTGATDVSLAAMAERAGLEERTFLRRFRAATGLKPTEYCQHLRVGKAREMLEFTNGTIDHIAWTVGYQDPSAFRATFKKITGLAPSDYRTRFGVTPSAVAR, from the coding sequence ATGGACGCAGAAAGACCAATCGCCGAGTTGGGCGTACTGATCTATCCCGGTGCGCAGATGGCGGCGGTGCATGGATTGACAGACTTGTTCGGGGTGGCGAACCGGATTGCCGCCGAGCATCAGGCGGCGCAGTTGCCGTTGCTGCGGGTCAGCCATTGGCAGGTTGATGGCGATCAGGCGCCCGAGCGGGTCTACGACAGTCATCCTGCTCCAGGCGGCACGTTGGTGGCGGTGTTGATCCCGCCGTCGATTGCCGGTTTTTCCGAAGGCCAGGCACCGCAGGGGCTGACTCGCTGGCTGCGTCAGCAACACGCCAATGGCGCGACACTCGGCGGGGTTTGTGTGGGGTCGATTCTGTTGGCCGAAAGCGGCCTGCTTGACGGTCGCAGCGCCACCACCCACTGGACCTCGGCCAAAACCTTCGCCGAGCGTTACCCGGCGATCAAGCTCAAGGCCGAAACCCCCATCGTTGACGACGGAGACCTGATCACCACCGCTGGGCTGATGGCCTGGTCCGAACTGGGCTTGCGTCTGGTCAACCGCCTGCTGGGGCCAAGCATTGCCACCAGCACCGCGCGGTTTCTGGTGGTGGAGCACAGCGACAGCGCGAGCGAGTGCGGCAGCAATTTTTCACCCATTCTCAGCCATGGCGACGCCTCGATTCTCAAGGTCCAGCATTGGTTGCAAAGCACCGGAGCGACCGATGTGTCGCTGGCGGCGATGGCCGAGCGGGCAGGACTGGAAGAGCGCACGTTCCTGCGTCGATTTCGTGCGGCAACTGGACTCAAACCCACTGAGTACTGCCAGCACCTGCGGGTCGGCAAGGCCCGGGAAATGCTCGAGTTTACCAACGGCACCATCGATCACATTGCCTGGACGGTGGGTTATCAGGATCCGAGCGCCTTTCGGGCGACGTTCAAGAAGATTACCGGGTTGGCGCCGAGTGATTACCGGACACGGTTTGGGGTGACGCCCTCAGCCGTGGCTCGGTAG
- a CDS encoding DUF3182 family protein, which produces MTPASRKKLVVAHSVRPEAPLHEVETNRALARWLAQILGLKYGGSYDPELHNGRDLYLLPTQTLVGVAAARQLGVKGPEDLWGGYVDHDFICTKAISHGLRNKDAHAPEGWSPLFSERVRSVVLDGLSVFSMADARPAAEHLLYSGPIRIKPIHACAGRGQEVIKSLDQFDAILARPEANALFTEGVVLEQDLDNVITHSVGQSFIGDTVLSYCGDQYLTEDGQGEQVYGGSNLLVVRGHYDDLLELELPDDVRLAIRQAQLFDRAADEAYPGFYASRRNYDIAQGVDSNGKQRSGVLEQSWRMGGASSAEVAALQSFVNDSGMRAIRVSSVETYIDQPLPADAIEVYRGPAQNSDFLLKYVTVKSYDG; this is translated from the coding sequence ATGACCCCAGCAAGCCGCAAGAAACTGGTGGTCGCCCACTCCGTGCGCCCCGAGGCTCCGTTGCACGAAGTGGAAACCAATCGTGCGCTGGCCCGTTGGCTGGCACAGATCCTGGGGCTTAAATACGGCGGCAGTTACGACCCCGAACTGCACAACGGTCGAGACCTTTATCTGTTGCCGACCCAGACGCTTGTTGGCGTCGCTGCCGCCCGGCAATTGGGCGTCAAGGGGCCGGAGGATTTATGGGGCGGTTACGTCGACCATGATTTCATCTGTACCAAAGCCATCAGTCACGGGCTGCGCAACAAAGATGCTCACGCACCGGAAGGCTGGTCACCGTTGTTTTCCGAACGGGTGCGCAGCGTGGTGCTCGACGGCCTCAGTGTTTTTTCCATGGCCGATGCGCGTCCTGCGGCGGAGCATCTGCTCTACAGCGGCCCGATCCGCATCAAGCCGATTCATGCCTGCGCCGGACGCGGTCAGGAAGTGATCAAAAGCCTCGACCAGTTCGATGCCATCCTCGCCAGACCCGAGGCCAATGCGCTGTTCACCGAAGGTGTGGTGCTGGAGCAGGACCTGGACAACGTGATCACCCACAGCGTCGGTCAGAGCTTTATCGGCGACACGGTGCTGAGTTATTGCGGTGATCAATACTTGACCGAAGACGGTCAGGGCGAGCAGGTTTATGGAGGGTCCAACCTGCTGGTGGTGCGGGGTCACTACGATGATCTGCTCGAACTGGAACTGCCGGACGATGTGCGGCTGGCGATCCGCCAGGCGCAATTGTTCGACCGCGCCGCGGATGAGGCTTATCCCGGTTTCTACGCCTCGCGGCGCAACTACGACATTGCCCAAGGTGTCGACAGTAATGGCAAGCAGCGCAGCGGTGTGCTCGAGCAGTCCTGGCGGATGGGCGGTGCCAGCAGCGCCGAAGTTGCCGCCTTGCAAAGCTTCGTCAACGACTCCGGGATGCGCGCGATTCGCGTGTCGTCGGTCGAGACCTACATCGACCAGCCGCTGCCGGCGGACGCCATCGAGGTGTATCGCGGGCCGGCGCAAAACAGTGACTTTCTTCTCAAGTACGTAACGGTTAAATCCTATGACGGCTAG
- a CDS encoding cysteine hydrolase family protein yields MAKQALIVVDIQNDYFPQGKWPLVGADAAADNTVRLLKAFRDAGDSVVHIRHEFTSDEAPFFTPGSEGAKLHPKVLNRADEPVVLKHFVNSFRETELRSILDEQGIKELVVVGSMSHMCVDGITRAAADMGYTVTVIHDACATRDLEFNGVTVPAAQVHAAFMSALGFAYASVISTEEFLAAHH; encoded by the coding sequence ATGGCCAAGCAAGCACTCATCGTAGTTGATATCCAAAACGACTACTTCCCTCAAGGCAAGTGGCCGCTGGTCGGCGCCGATGCCGCGGCGGACAATACCGTTCGTCTGCTCAAAGCCTTCCGCGATGCGGGTGATTCGGTGGTGCACATCCGCCACGAATTCACCTCCGACGAAGCGCCCTTTTTCACGCCGGGCTCCGAGGGCGCGAAGCTGCACCCCAAAGTCCTCAACCGCGCCGACGAACCGGTCGTGCTCAAACACTTCGTCAACTCGTTCCGAGAAACCGAACTACGGTCAATCCTCGACGAGCAAGGCATCAAGGAACTGGTCGTCGTCGGCAGCATGAGCCACATGTGTGTCGACGGCATCACCCGCGCGGCTGCCGATATGGGCTATACCGTCACGGTGATTCACGACGCCTGCGCTACCCGTGATCTGGAGTTCAACGGTGTCACGGTCCCGGCAGCCCAAGTGCACGCCGCCTTCATGTCGGCCCTGGGCTTCGCCTATGCGAGCGTGATTTCCACTGAGGAATTCCTGGCGGCGCATCACTGA